A window of Pseudomonas monteilii contains these coding sequences:
- a CDS encoding esterase produces MSASILYIHGFNSSPLSRKAHQLETAMRQRGLAEQLRIPALHHHPRQAVAQLEAAIVALGQPLLVGSSLGGYYATHLAERHGLKALLINPAVAPHRLFDGYLGTQRNLYTDEAWELTLDHVQALADLEVPAPSAGERIQVWLQTGDETLDYRHAQRYYQACDLRIEVGGDHGFQGFAQRLDQVLAFAGIAPERDAALDVSSS; encoded by the coding sequence ATGTCGGCTTCGATCCTCTACATCCATGGTTTCAACAGCTCGCCGCTGTCGCGCAAGGCGCACCAGCTCGAAACGGCGATGCGCCAGCGCGGCCTGGCCGAACAGTTGCGCATTCCGGCCTTGCATCACCATCCGCGCCAGGCCGTCGCCCAGCTCGAGGCGGCCATCGTCGCCCTCGGTCAGCCACTGCTGGTGGGCAGTTCGCTGGGCGGCTACTATGCCACCCATCTGGCCGAGCGCCATGGCCTCAAGGCCCTGCTGATCAACCCGGCAGTCGCGCCGCATCGGCTGTTCGACGGCTACCTCGGCACCCAGCGCAACCTCTATACCGACGAGGCCTGGGAGCTGACCCTGGACCATGTGCAGGCCCTGGCCGACCTGGAAGTGCCCGCGCCGTCTGCCGGCGAGCGCATCCAGGTCTGGCTGCAGACCGGCGACGAAACCCTCGACTACCGCCATGCGCAACGCTACTACCAGGCCTGCGACCTGCGCATCGAAGTCGGCGGCGACCACGGTTTCCAAGGCTTCGCCCAGCGTCTGGACCAGGTCCTGGCCTTCGCGGGCATCGCGCCGGAGCGCGACGCGGCGCTCGATGTTTCGAGTTCCTGA
- a CDS encoding serine/threonine protein phosphatase, producing MSPSDASQNSAPVRVVQLTDPHLFASPDKTLLGVNTRDSLRHVAEQVRREHPALDVLLCTGDLSQDGSVASYQAFEDATATLAARTRWLPGNHDRLETMAAVTEGSDRLQAVTDVGSWRIVTLVSTVPGATHGWLDDTQLAVLEQALEGAGERHCLVCLHHQPVDIGCAWMAPIGLRNAEALFACLQGRAQVKALLWGHVHQACDQTVNGLRLLASPSTCIQFAPASEDFVVSEEHPGYRWLHLHPDGRLDTGVERARDFQVTLDLEGPGY from the coding sequence GTGTCGCCATCCGATGCTTCGCAAAACAGTGCACCCGTGCGCGTGGTGCAGCTGACCGACCCGCACCTGTTCGCCAGTCCGGACAAGACCTTGCTGGGGGTCAATACCCGGGACAGCCTGCGCCATGTGGCCGAGCAGGTGCGGCGCGAACACCCCGCGCTCGACGTGCTGCTGTGCACCGGGGACCTGTCCCAGGATGGCAGCGTGGCGTCCTACCAGGCCTTCGAGGACGCCACCGCCACCTTGGCGGCCCGGACGCGCTGGCTGCCTGGCAACCACGATCGCCTCGAGACCATGGCCGCCGTGACCGAGGGCAGCGACCGCCTGCAGGCGGTGACGGATGTGGGCAGCTGGCGCATCGTCACCCTGGTGTCCACGGTACCGGGCGCGACCCATGGCTGGCTCGACGACACGCAGCTGGCGGTGCTGGAGCAGGCCCTGGAGGGTGCAGGAGAGCGGCATTGCCTGGTCTGCCTGCACCACCAGCCGGTGGACATCGGTTGTGCCTGGATGGCCCCCATCGGCCTGCGCAATGCCGAAGCGCTGTTCGCCTGTCTGCAGGGACGGGCCCAGGTGAAGGCGCTGCTCTGGGGGCACGTGCATCAAGCCTGTGACCAGACAGTGAACGGCCTGCGGCTGCTGGCCTCGCCGTCCACCTGCATCCAGTTCGCGCCGGCCAGCGAGGACTTCGTGGTGAGCGAGGAGCACCCCGGTTACCGCTGGTTGCACTTGCACCCGGACGGTCGGTTGGACACCGGGGTCGAGCGCGCGCGGGACTTCCAGGTGACGCTGGACCTCGAAGGCCCCGGCTATTGA
- a CDS encoding cytoplasmic protein, whose translation MVVSPLRERYRVDLVGLQAACEANYARLMQLLPTMREGMGSRRIGMTQGDQMLGVLVLDVVLACPYTTTLRVRQEHSLPWLPVPQLEVQVYHDAQMAEVISAEHARRLRSIYPYPNDAMHQPDEKAQLNLFLGEWLSHCLACGHELEAVR comes from the coding sequence GTGGTCGTGAGCCCGCTGCGCGAACGCTACCGCGTCGATCTGGTCGGCCTGCAGGCGGCGTGCGAGGCCAACTACGCGCGGCTGATGCAACTGCTGCCGACCATGCGCGAGGGCATGGGCTCGCGGCGCATCGGCATGACCCAGGGCGACCAGATGCTCGGCGTGCTGGTGCTCGACGTGGTGCTCGCCTGCCCCTACACCACCACGCTGCGGGTGCGCCAGGAGCACAGCCTGCCCTGGCTGCCGGTGCCGCAGCTCGAGGTGCAGGTCTACCACGACGCGCAGATGGCCGAAGTCATCAGCGCCGAGCATGCACGACGCCTGCGCAGCATCTACCCTTACCCCAACGATGCCATGCATCAGCCCGATGAAAAGGCCCAGCTCAACCTGTTCCTGGGTGAATGGCTGAGCCACTGCCTGGCCTGCGGCCACGAGCTCGAAGCGGTGCGCTGA
- the nudF gene encoding ADP-ribose pyrophosphatase (ADP-sugar pyrophosphatase; catalyzes the formation of D-ribose 5-phosphate from ADP-ribose; can also act on ADP-mannose and ADP-glucose) produces the protein MSESLNSVPRAVEIVKRDTCYKGFYRLDKVHLRHELFAGGLGREISRELFVRHDAVCVLPYDPQRDEVVLIEQFRVGALDKAQNPWLIELVAGLIDKDEQPEEVAHREAEEEAGLTFSALWPMTRYFPSPGGSDEFVHLFLGRCHSEGAGGLHGLETEGEDIRVKVWSFEDALQAVRDGRIGNAASIIAIQWLALNRDEVRGMWS, from the coding sequence ATGTCAGAATCGTTGAATTCGGTGCCCCGGGCGGTCGAGATCGTCAAGCGGGACACGTGCTACAAGGGCTTCTATCGGCTGGACAAGGTGCACCTGCGCCACGAGCTGTTCGCCGGCGGCCTGGGTCGCGAAATCAGCCGCGAGCTGTTCGTGCGCCATGACGCCGTGTGCGTGCTGCCTTACGATCCTCAGCGCGACGAAGTGGTGCTGATCGAGCAGTTCCGCGTCGGCGCCCTGGACAAGGCGCAGAACCCCTGGCTGATCGAGCTGGTGGCCGGCCTGATCGACAAGGACGAGCAACCCGAGGAGGTTGCCCATCGGGAAGCCGAGGAAGAAGCCGGCCTGACGTTCTCCGCGCTGTGGCCGATGACGCGCTATTTCCCGTCTCCGGGCGGTAGCGACGAGTTCGTGCACCTGTTCCTGGGGCGCTGCCACAGCGAAGGCGCCGGCGGCCTGCATGGGCTGGAAACAGAGGGCGAGGACATCCGTGTCAAGGTCTGGTCGTTCGAGGACGCCCTGCAGGCCGTGCGTGACGGGCGCATTGGCAACGCCGCCAGCATCATCGCGATCCAATGGCTGGCGCTCAACCGTGACGAAGTCAGGGGCATGTGGTCGTGA
- a CDS encoding nitrate reductase — translation MTTPSPFSPDHPVPSDRRPFGARDLFALWFSLGTGLMVLQAGALLAPGLGLAGALLAIVVGTAIGVLLLAAAGVVGTDTGLSAMASLRLSLGRQGVRLPALLNLLQLIGWGAFELIVMRDAASLLGTRAFGEASLWSSPVLWTVCFGALATLLAVCGPLAFVRKILRTWGIWLLLGACLWLTWNLFARADLAAIWARAGDGSMPLAVGIDIAIAMPLSWLPLIADYSRFGQRAGRVFAGTALGYLLGNGWLMSLGVAYTLAFATSGEANALLLALAGAGLGIPLLLILLDESENAFADIHSAAVSSGLLLGLKVEHLALAIGALCTLIACLAPLAQYEHFLLLIGSVFAPLFGVVLTDHFLVRRRRLPAAVGALHGQALVAWGVGVVVYHLLAQLAPDVGATLPAVLVAGALHGLASLSRGRGTAPA, via the coding sequence GTGACCACGCCCAGCCCGTTTTCCCCTGATCATCCCGTTCCGTCGGACCGCCGTCCCTTCGGTGCCCGCGACCTGTTCGCCCTGTGGTTTTCCCTCGGCACCGGCCTGATGGTGTTGCAGGCCGGCGCGCTGCTGGCGCCGGGCCTGGGCTTGGCCGGCGCCTTGCTGGCCATCGTTGTCGGCACGGCCATCGGTGTGCTGTTGCTGGCCGCCGCGGGTGTGGTCGGTACCGACACCGGCCTGTCGGCGATGGCCTCGCTGCGCCTGAGCCTGGGCCGCCAGGGCGTCAGGCTGCCCGCGCTGTTGAACCTGTTGCAGCTCATCGGCTGGGGCGCGTTCGAACTCATCGTCATGCGCGATGCGGCAAGCCTGCTGGGCACGCGCGCCTTTGGCGAGGCCAGCCTCTGGAGCAGCCCCGTGCTCTGGACGGTGTGCTTCGGCGCGCTGGCCACGCTGCTGGCCGTCTGCGGCCCGCTGGCCTTCGTGCGCAAGATCCTGCGCACCTGGGGCATCTGGCTGCTGCTGGGCGCCTGTCTGTGGCTGACCTGGAACCTGTTCGCCCGCGCCGACCTGGCCGCGATCTGGGCACGCGCCGGCGATGGCTCGATGCCCCTGGCCGTGGGCATCGACATCGCCATCGCCATGCCACTGTCCTGGTTGCCGCTGATCGCCGACTACTCACGCTTCGGCCAGCGGGCCGGCCGGGTCTTCGCCGGGACGGCGCTGGGCTACCTGCTCGGCAATGGCTGGCTGATGAGCCTGGGCGTGGCGTACACCTTGGCATTCGCCACCTCGGGCGAGGCCAATGCGCTGCTGCTGGCGCTGGCCGGTGCCGGTCTGGGCATCCCGCTGCTGCTGATCCTGCTCGACGAGTCGGAAAACGCCTTTGCCGACATCCATTCGGCGGCAGTATCCAGCGGCCTGCTGCTGGGCTTGAAGGTCGAGCACCTGGCGCTGGCCATCGGTGCACTGTGCACCCTGATCGCCTGCCTGGCGCCCTTGGCGCAGTACGAGCACTTCCTGTTGTTGATCGGCTCGGTCTTCGCACCGTTGTTCGGCGTGGTGCTGACCGATCACTTCCTGGTGCGGCGCAGGCGGCTGCCGGCAGCGGTCGGTGCGCTGCACGGTCAGGCGCTGGTGGCCTGGGGGGTGGGCGTGGTGGTCTATCACCTGCTTGCCCAGCTGGCGCCGGACGTGGGCGCCACCCTGCCAGCCGTGCTGGTGGCAGGGGCGCTGCATGGGCTGGCGAGTCTTAGCCGCGGCCGGGGAACAGCTCCGGCTTGA